In Vibrio syngnathi, the following proteins share a genomic window:
- a CDS encoding response regulator transcription factor — MNNAAVNLMANILLIEDDDDLAELVKMHLKFQGHDVIRTNVIEKAQALYEDGHFDLIVLDRGLPDGDGLDFCRMLRQQEDWTPVLMLTARDAELDKVSGLEAGVDDYITKPFSVLEFQARVRNVLRRLSHVESATQEVVTAESTMNFGGLIIQPERHQVSLNNQDVPLTATEFTLLHFLATRPGRVYSKDELLDHVWNTHHSGYHHTVCSTVNRLRTKLAMPNSDDDFIKTVWGVGYKFESKA; from the coding sequence ATGAATAATGCTGCGGTAAATTTGATGGCAAACATATTGTTGATTGAAGACGATGATGACTTAGCTGAACTGGTGAAGATGCATCTTAAGTTCCAAGGCCATGACGTAATCAGGACCAATGTGATTGAAAAGGCTCAGGCGCTCTATGAAGATGGTCATTTCGATTTGATCGTACTGGATCGTGGCTTACCAGACGGTGATGGACTCGATTTTTGTCGAATGTTACGTCAGCAAGAGGACTGGACACCTGTATTGATGCTGACGGCAAGAGATGCGGAGCTAGATAAGGTGTCAGGTTTAGAAGCTGGTGTTGATGACTACATAACGAAACCTTTCAGCGTTCTTGAATTTCAAGCAAGAGTGAGGAACGTACTTCGCCGTTTAAGCCATGTTGAATCAGCGACTCAAGAGGTTGTGACAGCAGAATCAACTATGAATTTTGGCGGGCTCATTATTCAACCTGAACGCCATCAGGTGTCACTCAATAATCAAGACGTACCGCTGACTGCTACCGAGTTTACCTTGCTTCATTTCTTAGCAACCCGCCCGGGACGTGTGTATAGCAAAGACGAGCTGCTCGATCATGTTTGGAATACTCATCACTCTGGCTATCACCATACCGTCTGTAGCACAGTCAACCGCTTAAGAACCAAGCTTGCGATGCCGAATAGCGATGATGATTTTATCAAAACCGTTTGGGGTGTTGGCTATAAGTTTGAGTCAAAAGCTTAG